In Desulfocurvus vexinensis DSM 17965, a single window of DNA contains:
- a CDS encoding LysE family translocator: protein MPPTPMDLVPLALFCFTMTVTPGPNNIVLTASGANHGYRSCLPHILGALVSLPVMCVLVGVGLGRLFLAWPVLHTVLDVVGSAYMLWLAWKITRFSGQLGPAGAQGAARPLTFGQAAVFQWLNPKCWMMYIGAVSLFTTGGAGMFTEVLVIAALFAAMVLPCFSAWALLGVGVGRFLNTRPRVLAFNWTLALSLVASLVLAHVPAAAG from the coding sequence GTGCCGCCCACCCCCATGGACCTCGTGCCCCTGGCCCTGTTCTGCTTCACCATGACCGTGACCCCCGGGCCCAACAACATCGTGCTCACGGCCTCGGGCGCCAACCACGGCTACCGCAGCTGCCTGCCGCACATCCTGGGCGCCCTGGTCAGCCTGCCGGTGATGTGCGTGCTGGTGGGCGTGGGGCTGGGGCGGCTGTTTCTGGCCTGGCCGGTGCTGCACACGGTGCTCGACGTGGTCGGCTCGGCCTACATGCTCTGGCTGGCCTGGAAGATCACGCGCTTTTCCGGGCAGCTGGGCCCGGCGGGAGCGCAGGGCGCGGCCCGGCCCCTGACCTTCGGCCAGGCGGCGGTCTTCCAGTGGCTGAACCCCAAGTGCTGGATGATGTACATCGGCGCGGTGTCGCTGTTCACCACCGGCGGCGCGGGCATGTTCACCGAGGTGCTGGTCATCGCCGCGCTGTTCGCGGCCATGGTCCTGCCCTGCTTCAGCGCCTGGGCCCTGCTGGGCGTTGGCGTGGGCCGTTTCCTGAACACGCGGCCCCGGGTGCTGGCCTTCAACTGGACCCTGGCCCTGTCGCTGGTGGCCTCCCTGGTCCTGGCGCATGTTCCGGCGGCGGCGGGCTGA
- a CDS encoding CBS and ACT domain-containing protein: MLVGNWMSKNPVTVTPDTSMMRASKTLKDKHIRSLCVADDKGVLLGIITDRDVKEASPSKATTLDVHELYYLLSEIKVKDIMSTKLVTISPEESVEKAAILMMDHKIGGLPVVDKAGKLVGVITQTDVFNVLISITGVLHGGLQIAIDLPDEPGTLGGVIAVLNAHKARIMSVLTAYEPEGVTSRKVFIRIQDMDRSLETKLMDELRAKYTILFTLRDEKHPALK, from the coding sequence GTGACCCCCGACACGTCCATGATGCGGGCGTCCAAGACCCTCAAGGACAAGCACATCCGCAGCCTGTGCGTGGCCGACGACAAGGGCGTGCTGCTGGGCATCATCACCGACCGCGACGTCAAGGAAGCCTCACCCTCCAAGGCCACGACCCTGGACGTGCACGAGCTGTACTACCTGCTGTCGGAGATCAAGGTGAAGGACATCATGTCCACCAAGCTCGTCACCATCTCCCCCGAGGAGTCCGTCGAGAAGGCGGCCATCCTGATGATGGACCACAAGATCGGCGGCCTGCCCGTGGTGGACAAGGCGGGCAAGCTGGTGGGCGTCATCACCCAGACCGACGTGTTCAACGTGCTCATCTCCATCACCGGCGTGCTGCACGGCGGGTTGCAGATCGCCATCGACCTGCCCGACGAGCCCGGCACCCTGGGCGGCGTCATCGCCGTGCTCAACGCGCACAAGGCGCGGATCATGAGCGTGCTCACGGCCTACGAGCCCGAGGGCGTGACCTCGCGCAAGGTCTTCATCCGCATCCAGGACATGGACCGCTCCCTGGAAACCAAGCTCATGGACGAACTGCGCGCCAAGTACACCATCCTGTTCACCCTGCGCGACGAAAAGCACCCGGCCCTGAAGTAG